The following proteins come from a genomic window of Drosophila miranda strain MSH22 chromosome Y unlocalized genomic scaffold, D.miranda_PacBio2.1 Contig_Y5_pilon, whole genome shotgun sequence:
- the LOC117194976 gene encoding uncharacterized protein LOC117194976 isoform X1: MADPKNEMGTEAGTAMDSESGRDSSVSPMEINISNTNCNSMIVLNDLRLLELITKYPFLYSKAAQPEQDSEYDEWAWNQISKEFNASYENLPLSAPFSADELQWRWNLLLPTMGTLSKAKGQIPFQLWSLVTEIERSLSTENLEPPRDLIMAQNFLLTQLPLVEAMTLNERRRLEVEFLDILFQHEMETHASVPLGPEEQATVKTEYDEFLRSVRVKELPISALAQLSLDGPQYKRVQPKIAHTFAIPGPRPKTNLAISSVSGGQDLINVPTATVFIPIQAFTSNVVGPINPAPDVSTPLDINVIGAKKEPVECPLSVSPPLDIKTEVEVALAAIELAIEMENVRENNPEEAQEKSPEKNRTPVEKPDDATLNPNPRYIPIKSAKYYTKKLLVRVKRIDQDEYLPLSSMAKRPKKRESMYIKCT, translated from the exons ATGGCTGATCCGAAAAACGAAATGGGTACCGAAGCTGGCACAGCAATGGACAGCGAAAGCGGTAGAGACTCCTCAGTCAGCCCAATGGAAATAAATATATCCAACACAAATTGCAATTCGATGATAGTTCTGAACGATTTACGTCTGCTGGAGCTGATTACCAAGTATCCTTTTCTGTATAGTAAAGCAGCGCAGCCGGAACAGGACTCGGAATACGACGAGTGGGCCTGGAATCAGATTTCGAAGGAGTTTAATGCCAGCTACGAGAACTTGCCGCTGAGTGCCCCCTTCTCGGCAGACGAGCTGCAGTGGCGTTGGAACTTGCTGCTACCGACCATGGGCACCCTTTCGAAGGCGAAGGGACAAATTCCCTTTCAACTGTGGTCCCTTGTGACGGAGATCGAACGCTCGCTAAGTACAGAAAATTTGGAACCACCCAGGGACTTGATTATGGCCCAGAACTTTCTACTCACTCAGCTGCCATTGGTGGAGGCCATGACGCTCAATGAGCGTCGGCGACTGGAAGTCGAGTTCCTCGATATCTTATTCCAACACGAAATGGAGACACATGCGTCCGTACCACTGG GTCCCGAAGAGCAGGCCACAGTCAAGACCGAATACGATGAATTCCTCAGATCTGTTCGGGTCAAGGAGCTGCCCATATCGGCTCTGGCACAACTCTCGCTTGATGGTCCTCAGTACAAACGAGTCCAACCAAAAATCGCACACACTTTTGCCATCCCAGGTCCCCGTCCCAAAACCAATCTGGCCATTAGCAGTGTGTCTGGTGGCCAGGATCTCATTAATGTCCCGACGGCGACTGTTTTCATACCGATTCAAGCTTTCACGAGCAATGTGGTTGGACCCATTAATCCCGCGCCGGACGTTTCGACACCGCTTGATATCAATGTGATTGGTGCCAAGAAGGAACCCGTTGAGTGCCCGCTGTCTGTTTCACCACCGCTGGACATTAAGACAGAGGTGGAGGTGGCCCTTGCGGCCATTGAGCTTGCCATTGAGATGGAAAATGTACGGGAAAATAACCCAGAAGAGGCACAAGAGAAATCACCGGAGAAAAACCGCACTCCCGTGGAGAAGCCCGATGATGCCACCCTAAATCCTAATCCGCGGTATATACCGATCAAGAGCGCCAAGTACTACACAAAGAAGCTACTCGTTCGGGTGAAGCGCATTGATCAGGACGAGTATTTGCCGCTGTCCAGCATGGCAAAGCGCCCAAAGAAACGTGAATCCATGTACATCAAATGCACAtaa
- the LOC117194976 gene encoding uncharacterized protein LOC117194976 isoform X3 → MADPKNEMGTEAGTAMDSESGRDSSVSPMEINISNTNCNSMIVLNDLRLLELITKYPFLYSKAAQPEQDSEYDEWAWNQISKEFNASYENLPLSAPFSADELQWRWNLLLPTMGTLSKAKGQIPFQLWSLVTEIERSLSTENLEPPRDLIMAQNFLLTQLPLVEAMTLNERRRLEVEFLDILFQHEMETHASVPLGPEEQATVKTEYDEFLRSVRVKELPISALAQLSLDGPQYKRVQPKIAHTFAIPGPRPKTNLAISSVSGGQDLINVPTATVFIPIQAFTSNVVGPINPAPDVSTPLDINVIGAKKEPVECPLSVSPPLDIKTEVEVALAAIELAIEMENVRENNPEEAQEKSPEKNRTPVEKPDDATLNPNPRYIPIKSAKYYTKKLLVRVKRIDQDEYLPLSSMAKRPKKRESMYIKCT, encoded by the exons ATGGCTGATCCGAAAAACGAAATGGGTACCGAAGCTGGCACAGCAATGGACAGCGAAAGCGGTAGAGACTCCTCAGTCAGCCCAATGGAAATAAATATATCCAACACAAATTGCAATTCGATGATAGTTCTGAACGATTTACGTCTGCTGGAGCTGATTACCAAGTATCCTTTTCTGTATAGTAAAGCAGCGCAGCCGGAACAGGACTCGGAATACGACGAGTGGGCCTGGAATCAGATTTCGAAGGAGTTTAATGCCAGCTACGAGAACTTGCCGCTGAGTGCCCCCTTCTCGGCAGACGAGCTGCAGTGGCGTTGGAACTTGCTGCTACCGACCATGGGCACCCTTTCGAAGGCGAAGGGACAAATTCCCTTTCAACTGTGGTCCCTTGTGACGGAGATCGAACGCTCGCTAAGTACAGAAAATTTGGAACCACCCAGGGACTTGATTATGGCCCAGAACTTTCTACTCACTCAGCTGCCATTGGTGGAGGCCATGACGCTCAATGAGCGTCGGCGACTGGAAGTCGAGTTCCTCGATATCTTATTCCAACACGAAATGGAGACACATGCGTCCGTACCACTGGGTCCCGAAGAGCAGGCCACAGTCAAGACCGAATACGATGAATTCCTCAG ATCTGTTCGGGTCAAGGAGCTGCCCATATCGGCTCTGGCACAACTCTCGCTTGATGGTCCTCAGTACAAACGAGTCCAACCAAAAATCGCACACACTTTTGCCATCCCAGGTCCCCGTCCCAAAACCAATCTGGCCATTAGCAGTGTGTCTGGTGGCCAGGATCTCATTAATGTCCCGACGGCGACTGTTTTCATACCGATTCAAGCTTTCACGAGCAATGTGGTTGGACCCATTAATCCCGCGCCGGACGTTTCGACACCGCTTGATATCAATGTGATTGGTGCCAAGAAGGAACCCGTTGAGTGCCCGCTGTCTGTTTCACCACCGCTGGACATTAAGACAGAGGTGGAGGTGGCCCTTGCGGCCATTGAGCTTGCCATTGAGATGGAAAATGTACGGGAAAATAACCCAGAAGAGGCACAAGAGAAATCACCGGAGAAAAACCGCACTCCCGTGGAGAAGCCCGATGATGCCACCCTAAATCCTAATCCGCGGTATATACCGATCAAGAGCGCCAAGTACTACACAAAGAAGCTACTCGTTCGGGTGAAGCGCATTGATCAGGACGAGTATTTGCCGCTGTCCAGCATGGCAAAGCGCCCAAAGAAACGTGAATCCATGTACATCAAATGCACAtaa
- the LOC117194976 gene encoding uncharacterized protein LOC117194976 isoform X2, producing the protein MADPKNEMGTEAGTAMDSESGRDSSVSPMEINISNTNCNSMIVLNDLRLLELITKYPFLYSKAAQPEQDSEYDEWAWNQISKEFNASYENLPLSAPFSADELQWRWNLLLPTMGTLSKAKGQIPFQLWSLVTEIERSLSTENLEPPRDLIMAQNFLLTQLPLVEAMTLNERRRLEVEFLDILFQHEMETHASVPLGPEEQATVKTEYDEFLRSVRVKELPISALAELSLDGPQYKPVQPKIAHTFAIPGPRPKTNLVISSVSGGQDLINVPTATVFIPIQAFTSNVVGPINPAPDVSTPLDINVIGAKKEPVECPPSVSPPLDIKTEVEVALAAIELAIEMENVRENNPEEAQEKSPEKNRTPVEKPDDATLNPNPRYIPIKSAKYYTKKLLVRVKRIDQDEYLPLSSMAKRPKKRESMYIKCT; encoded by the exons ATGGCTGATCCGAAAAACGAAATGGGTACCGAAGCTGGCACAGCAATGGACAGCGAAAGCGGTAGAGACTCCTCAGTCAGCCCAATGGAAATAAATATATCCAACACAAATTGCAATTCGATGATAGTTCTGAACGATTTACGTCTGCTGGAGCTGATTACCAAGTATCCTTTTCTGTATAGTAAAGCAGCGCAGCCGGAACAGGACTCGGAATACGACGAGTGGGCCTGGAATCAGATTTCGAAGGAGTTTAATGCCAGCTACGAGAACTTGCCGCTGAGTGCCCCCTTCTCGGCAGACGAGCTGCAGTGGCGTTGGAACTTGCTGCTACCGACCATGGGCACCCTTTCGAAGGCGAAGGGACAAATTCCCTTTCAACTGTGGTCCCTTGTGACGGAGATCGAACGCTCGCTAAGTACAGAAAATTTGGAACCACCCAGGGACTTGATTATGGCCCAGAACTTTCTACTCACTCAGCTGCCATTGGTGGAGGCCATGACGCTCAATGAGCGTCGGCGACTGGAAGTCGAGTTCCTCGATATCTTATTCCAACACGAAATGGAGACACATGCGTCCGTACCACTGGGTCCCGAAGAGCAGGCCACAGTCAAGACCGAATACGATGAATTCCTCAGATCTGTTCGGGTCAAGGAGCTGCCCATATCGGCTCTGGCAGAACTCTCGCTTGATGGTCCTCAGTACAAACCAGTCCAACCAAAAATCGCACACACTTTTGCCATCCCAGGTCCCCGTCCCAAAACCAATCTGGTCATTAGCAGTGTGTCTGGTGGCCAGGATCTCATTAATGTCCCGACGGCGACTGTTTTCATACCGATTCAAGCTTTCACGAGCAATGTGGTTGGACCCATTAATCCCGCGCCGGACGTTTCGACACCGCTTGATATCAATGTGATTGGTGCCAAGAAGGAACCCGTTGAGTGCCCGCCGTCTGTTTCACCACCGCTGGACATTAAGACAGAGGTGGAG GTGGCCCTTGCGGCCATTGAGCTTGCCATTGAGATGGAAAATGTACGGGAAAATAACCCAGAAGAGGCACAAGAGAAATCACCGGAGAAAAACCGCACTCCCGTGGAGAAGCCCGATGATGCCACCCTAAATCCTAATCCGCGGTATATACCGATCAAGAGCGCCAAGTACTACACAAAGAAGCTACTCGTTCGGGTGAAGCGCATTGATCAGGACGAGTATTTGCCGCTGTCCAGCATGGCAAAGCGCCCAAAGAAACGTGAATCCATGTACATCAAATGCACAtaa